The Juglans microcarpa x Juglans regia isolate MS1-56 chromosome 2D, Jm3101_v1.0, whole genome shotgun sequence DNA window CAGCAGAAGGTGGTGAAGAAGGAAGTGGGGGAGTCTGATGAGGAATTGGAGGGTGttgaggaggagaagaggaagaaaggggtGATGGATGGTGGTGGTGGGCTTGGAAAGAAAGGTGGTAACGGGCTGAGGTGTTGTCAGGCTGAGAAGTGCACGGCGGATCTGAGTGATGCTAAGCAGTACCACAGGAGGCACAAGGTGTGTGAGTTTCATGCTAAGGCTAAGGTTGTGCTTGTGGGTGGGATTAGACAAAGATTTTGTCAGCAATGCAGCAGGTTGTAGAGGTTTAGTTTTGCGctttataacattttttcttcagttttgaTTTTAC harbors:
- the LOC121250675 gene encoding squamosa promoter-binding protein 1-like, with product MNLDNVSGNYQKMEKQQKVVKKEVGESDEELEGVEEEKRKKGVMDGGGGLGKKGGNGLRCCQAEKCTADLSDAKQYHRRHKVCEFHAKAKVVLVGGIRQRFCQQCSRFHELSEFDETKRSCRRRLAGHNERRRKNSAESHAEGSSRKGTGTQLKDIVCGQVDDRGRIQISIHENSTYKHFQIR